The genomic region TCTCGATCGTGTTCAACGTTCTTACCTGCATCAGTTTGAACGCGTCGAACGAAAGAGAGGAAAGAATCCGCGCTTCTCGAAATTGGAAGGACGGCAAATTCATAAATCCTCAACCGTTGATAAACGACATCGGCGACAGTATTCTTGCGATGTTTTTTAAGGACGAACACGCAAGTCCCAAAAATCCGATCGACTACGAAAAAACGAACACCTCAGTTTTGTTAAGCGAACCGGCAAGCGGACTCAGAGTCACTTGGTTCGGACATTCCTCCACTCTCGTCGAAATCGACGGGACAAAAGTTCTGACCGATCCGATCTGGTCCGATCGTACTTCTCCCTTGAGTTGGATCGGACCGAAACGTTGGTATGACGCTCCTCTCTCCTTTCGCGATCTTCCCGATATAAACGCGGTCGTAATCTCGCACAATCATTACGATCACCTCGATCGTCAAACTGCGCTTTTGTTAAACGAAAAGGGAGTTATCTTTGTGGTCCCGCTCGGAGTCGCAAGTCATCTGATCGATTGGGGAATTTCAAATTCTAAAATTCGAGAATTGGATTGGTGGGAAGAAACGAAGATCGGAAACTTAAAGATCGTATGTACTCCCGCAAGACACGCATCGGGTCGTTCTCTTTTCGACAAGGACGAACATCTCTGGGCGGGTTACGCTCTTGTCGGAGACAAACATCGAGTTTATTATTCCGGGGACACGGGTTTGTTTCCCGCGATGAAGGAAATCGGAAACAAATACGGTCCTTTCGATTTAACGATGATCGAAACCGGTCAATACAATCAAGCGTGGCCGGATTGGCATATCGGACCCGAACAAGCCGTGATCGCACACACGATGGTAAACGGAAAAAAGATGTTGCCCGTGCACTGGGCCTTGTTCGAACTCGCGTCCCATTCTTGGACGGAGCCGATCGAAAGGGTTTTGGCAAAGGCGAAAGAATTGAACGTCGACGTCGCGACTCCGAAACCGGGTCAAAGCTTCGAACCGGAAATCAAAAAAGAATTCTCCCGTTGGTGGCCCGATCTTCCTTGGAAAACCGCAAAGGAGAATCCGATCGTATCCACTCAAACCGAATGAATTCAAATTTTAGAATATTCGTTTTCTCAAACATAGGTTTCATCCGAGCCGCCTTTTGGAGACGGCTCTGGATTTTCTAAACTCCGTCGAACGAAACGTTTTTATAAATTAGAGAGTTAGAATATACTCCACGAGATCGTCCACCTCGGAAGCGCTTCTCGAACACCATGGGTGCGGAGCCGCGGGCATTCCGATCGGTTGTGCGGTTCCCAATTCCTCGGGGCCGTATTCTCTTCTCATCTTTTGATAATCCCAGTAATACCAATCCGGATCGTTCGGAAGGCTCACGAAATATTTGTGTCTTTCGATAAATCGATTTCGTTTTTGACCCACGTCCGTGTTGGGGGATTTGACAACGCGAAACACGTCGCCTTTGCGGTTGTAAGCCGGATAAGGCTGCGGGAAATCAGGACCGCCTAACGGAGGTTGCACGGAAGAATGGAGCGTGTAGTACCCGTTGTAAAGCGAAGAACCTTCGGTACAACGGTCCGGATGAACCAAGTCCTCGAGGTTTCGGACGTGTCCGTCGCTTAATAATCCTCTGTGTTGAACCCAATACATATCCCGTAAAAAGTTCGCGCGGATCGACTGTTGTTCCTTTTGATAGACCGTAGGAGCGAAAAATCTTCCCACTTCGTTGAGTTTGAACATCTTCTCGTTGGAATTGAGTCCCACCTTATCGTTGTGACAGGAACCGCAATCCCTTTGAAAGGTCGCCTTACCTCTGTTAATCGCTTCGGCCACGCCCGGATACGATTCCCAACCGGTTTGAACGAAACTTCCTTCCCCCGGATTAAAACCTACTTGAGAAATCAGTTTTCCTTTCGCCTTCAACCAACGGTAGATTCCCACCTGCCTGAGAGGTTTGTCGTATTGGTCGAGTTTGGTCATATACGCGGTTAACGCCTGAAGTTCGCGAGCTTTCATCGAACCGGTAGCTCCGTCCGGTTCCTCCGAATGGATATAGGAACCTTCGAAACCTACGTAGGATTCCGTATGCGACAAAGAACGTCTAACGCCCATGTAGTTGGTCACGTTCGGAATCGCGATCGGAGAGAATTGATAATCGTTGTCGGTTTCGCTTCCTTCTCCTTTAATGCGGACTAACGTATGTTCTCCCGCGCCTTGAGGCATGTGATAGATAAGCGCCGTTTTGTCTACGTCCTTGGAGGAAGAATCGAAACTCGGACCCGGTTCGGATTCTTTGATGCCTTTCATATCGCCGAGCACGGACCATCGCATCGACCAAACCGGATTCGGAAGACCGGGGATCACCTTCGTTACCACGTTACCCGGCGCCGCTTCAAAGCTGATTCTATAACCGTGACAAGAAGCGCAGTTAAAACCGATCCATTCTCCCTTACCCGTGTAAGGATGAGACGCTTCCTTATAACGATAACCGGCCCAGCCGCTACTTCTCGTGTTTCCTTTGGTGAGTTGATCTCCGCCTAAGTAACCGGGGATCGGTGTCGGTTGCGGATAAGGATCGAAATACACGTTATCCGTCGCGGCGGAAGGAACCTCTCCCGCATTCGCACGATACGCTCCGAATAAAAGTTCGGGATCGGCCACGTAACCCGTAATCGGATCCTTTGCTTGATAACCGAAGATTTTATTCCAATCCAAATTCCGGATCGCGTGCGCAAGACCGATATTGAAATCGTAAGACCAAAAGATCTTTTCTCCCAGAGAGAATAGATCGTTAAAACCGGGATTGTTCACGGTGACGACTAACGGCTTTGTAGCCTTCGCTTCGCTTAACACCGATACGACGTCACACTTGTGTTTGAAGGATTCGTCCGTGATCCGCCTGGTCTGCGCGTCGATCACGTTATGCGCCTCGGTCGGCTTTAACAGCGAAAGATTGTAACCGGATCTTTTTTGAATCTGAACGATCAAAGGACCTCCGCTTACGTGTTCGGGAACTTTGAAATTAATTTCCGTATCGCTCCAGCTGAGAATATACTTTCCCCACTGATCGTGCATATCCTTCACTTCGAAGTTAACCTGTTTGATCAGATCCAATCTTTGTTCGAACATTCTCAGATCGGTTTCCAAAATTCTCGTATTGCCGATCATAATTTTGGAAAAGTCGATATCGGGACCGGAACCGAATCCGGTTCCGCGTAACGTAACCGTTTGTCCCGGACTTAAAACCGGAGGAGGAATCGGAATCGGGCTGTTCGGAAGATTCTGCCAGGACAAACTTCCGTTGATCGAAAGGGATTCTAATGCGGGTTCGGGGAAAGAAGCCGCGGACAAGGCGCGAACCGATTCGCGCACGGGATCGAACTTACAAACGTCCTCCTGATTGGGAAACTTGGTAAAAATTCCCGCGGGACAACCCGCAACCAAGGCCGTCGTCGCAATCAAAAAGATTTTTAGATATTTTTTTCCAGCATCGAAAATTCGCATTTGCATTGGGAAACACCTCTTCTCTTCATTCGTCTCCTGAACGAGACAAAAGAAGAATAACCGAGTTTGTAAAACGGGTCGTCTGCAGGACGGAATTCGGACGTCCGAGTTTTATAAACCGAACTTATCGAAAAAATAAATAAGCGAAATGTAATTTAGATATAATCGAAGATTTACTTAATTTTTAAAACGAAGAGAGAATTTTTTTCGAATTCTATTTATAACGATCACACTGTAAAACTTGACAGGACTGAAAATTCTTTTAGGGTTTTGCCTCATGTGGATGGGCGAGATCATACGCGAGGTCCTTTATTTCGGAAGCGGACTTGCGTTTCTGGTCGCGTTTCAAAAATTACTGGCCGTTACCAATCCGAGAGAAAACCGCTTATTGGCTCTTTTATTTTCCTCGCTCGGAATCATTCTGTTCACTTCCTCGAACGTGATCGGAGAAGTGGATCAAAAATATCCACATTCCATTTTTCTACTACTGACTTCCTTTTCCATGATCGGCCCTCTTACGTTGCTTTATACTCATTCCTTGCTTTATCCGAATCAAACCCTAAACAGAGACATTCGAATTCACTTCATTCTTCCGAGCGTCTTTCTGATCTTGGAGATCCTATTTTTCACGCGCCCTTCGGCGGACGTGATTCTCGACTTGAAGGAATTCAGGGAGATTCGATACGGACATTTTCTCGCGATTTCCTTTTTGATCACCACAGCGACAACGACCGCGTATTTTTTCGCAAGATATAGAATGCTTTTGACCGTATTCGAAATTCCTGAAATTCGCACACAGATCCGTTTCATTTTTATTTTGGCGACGATTACGATGATCGCGATGTATTGTCTCGTATTCGGATTTATGGGAGGAATGGACTTTTTATTTTCGATCGGCGCGTTACTCGTCGCTTGGATCGTGGTTCTTCTATTCTTGGCTCCCGCGCGTTATCCCGATTTTTTCGCGCCCTTAACCAAGGAAGTCCGCAAAAGAAAATACGAAAAATCTTTGTTAATCGGAATCGACCTCCCGCTTCTCGAACTCAGAATCGAAGAATTGATGCGGGACAAAAAACTCTATAGAGATCCGGAACTTACGTTAACCGCTCTTTCGGACGATCTCGGAGTCAAGCCCTACCAATTGACCGAATTCTTAAACGATCGTCTTCAAACCGGGTTTTATGGTTACATAAACCGATACAGAATCGAGGAAGCGGTTTCGTTGTTAAACGAAAACCCGGAACAGGACATTCTTTCCATCTGTTATTTCGTGGGATTCAATTCGAAGTCTTCGTTTAACGATTCGTTTCGAAAGATTACCGGAAAAACTCCGAGCCAATCCAGAAAAAAGGAAATCGTATAAAAAAATCCCGGGAAAGATCCCGGGATCAAAACGACTGGAAACGTTATTTGAGCTTGTCCGCGATCAACGCGTCCAGGGAGAATGCTCCGCCTCCTCCGATCAAAAGCGCCACCGACATCGCGATCGCAAGAATGTGGTATTCGAAACCTTCTCCGCCCTGTGTTCCGAACCAGTTCATAAAGAATCCGTGTTCCCGAACGAAGATCGCGGCGCCTAACATCGTCAAGCCGATTCCCAACGCGGAAAGTTTTGTGCAGAATCCGAAAATCAATCCGAGCGCTCCGAAGAACTCCGCGACGATCACAAGAAACGCAAAAAGAGAAGGAATTCCCTGAGAAGTAAAAAATCCCATCGTAGCGCTAAAACCGAAACCTCCGAACCAGCCCAATAATTTCTGGGCGCCGTGAGGAAGCATAACGACGCCTAACGCGATTCTTATCGAGGTAAGAATCCAGCTCGTTTCCGTTTGAAAGAATTTATCGATCATTCAAATCTCCTATTAGATGAACGAACTATAAAAAATTTAAACGGAAATGTAAATGGACGGATTCTCTATTTTGTTGTGTTTTTCGTCCGCGATTCCCGAAACTTTTCCGGGGAAAATCCGGACCTAAGTTTAAAGTAGCGGCTGAAATAGGCGATGTCTTCAAAACCCAATTCGTATGAAATTTGTGTAATATTCAAATTCGAGTGTAAAAGAAGACGTTTGATTTCGAGAGTTACCCTTTCGTGTATCACCGACTTGACGGACTTACCGAGAGAATCGTGACAGATCCGATTGAGGGTGTTCGGGGCGATTCCGAGTTTTCTGGAATAGAAGTTCGTATTCCGTTCTTTTAAAAAATGTTCCTCGAGCAAACCCTGAAACGAAACCGCAATCGAAGAATTTCTGCCGTTTCCCAAAATCCTCGATGCGTTCTCGTATTCCTTTTTGACTTGATGAAGAATCACCTGAATCAAAGCGAACAACATCCTGGGATCCGAGGAACTTCCGTGTTCTTCCGCCAATCTTTGAAAATCGGAACTCAGTCTCTGAGGGTCTTCGATGGAGATTTTTGGAAGATCGTTTTCAAAGGAGAAAAAAGGAAATTCTCGCAGAGCGTTCATCGTTTCTCCGAGTTCGGAATAAAATTCCGGAGAAATCTTAAGAGCGTAACCTCGCACCGGTTTTAAAAAATTCCAAGAATGAACCTGCCCCGGTTTTAAAAAGAATAACGCGTTCGGTTCGATCGGCATTTCGCGAAAGTCGATCGTGTGAGTTCCCTTTCCTTCCCGAAAGAAAAAAAGCGCGAAGTACGTATGCCTATGAGAGCTGTCGTATTCCCGAAACGAAGGCGGGAGATCCTCCAAACGACCCGCGTAAAACAACGGATCTTTTTTTGCGGGAAGCGCTTCCGCAAGATCGAATACGGGAGGTTTGGTTTCCGTTTTAGACATCCGTCTTCCAAGAGACAACAAATACGGAAAATTGCAAGTCGGATCGGTCGGATTAAAACGAAACGGGATAAGAAGACATTCCTTCTCATCCCGTGAAATCGAGTCACTTGAGAGCGTAATAGAATCTCTCGTGGATGATCTTTCCGTCTTTCCAGGTTTGAACGCTGGCCTGCGTAGTCTTAATATGCCCCCACTCCTTGTGAACGTAGTCGATCTCCCATTCAACGACGCTTCTATCTCTTTCCTCGTCCACGATCGTGCTCAAAACCTCGGCGCGGTTCCATTTCACCTTGGAAACGAAATCCTTTTCACGCGAAAGATTCGCCTCGAATCCTACGGTAGGCGTCATCGTGTTTTCCTGCATTACGACGAGAGGATGATAGAATTCCTCGAAGGCGGGAATCACTTCCCCCGAAAGAATCATCTCGTTCAATCTGTGAACGTTTTTCTCGATGTTTTGTTTTGTAGTCATTCTTCTTACTCCTTTTGAATTCGAACCGGAGACCCGGTTTTCATTTAGTTGCAATTGCAACTATTATAAGATACGAATTATTGATTGCATTTGCAACTAAAAAATTCAACTTTGTTGGAAATGAAGGAAAAAATTACGAAAGAATCGATCGATGCCTGGGCCGCCGGTCTGAAGTTTTATACGGCCGCCTCCGCCAAAATCGAGTCGGATCTCGCGAAATCGAAGGCGATTTCCCTGACATGGTACGACGTTCTCTATTCGGTTTATATGAAGCCGAAAAAACGATCGAGGATGTCCGATATAGCGCGCGAAATCATTCTCAGCAAAAGCGCGTTGACTCGGTCCGTGGATAAACTCGTCGCGGAAGGTTTTTTAAAAAGGGAAAGAAGCGAAGAAGACGCACGGGAATTTATCGTAGAGATCACGTCTTCGGGAACTCAGGCGCTCCGAGAGGCTTGGCCGATCTATGGAAACGGAATCGTCGAACACTACGCGTCCAAACTTACCCTCAAGGAAACGAACGAACTTCTTAGAATTTTCAGAAAACTGAATGAAACAAAATTCTAAACGTGAAACGACTTCCTTTTAATAAATACGCGTAATTTATAATGGATTCGTTTCGATCACTCGAACGAGTAGGTCCTGAATTTAATGCGACTTCGGGATTTATCCTGAAAGATAGAAAATGATTTCCCTTATTCCATTCCTAATTTAAGACATTCTTATATGCGGAATGAGAGAAATACGGTCCGAAGCGCTTTAGGATTCTTTCTTTTTCTTTCGCTTTCCATTCTCTCCTGCGGCCAATTCGTTTATCCCGAAATACCTCCCAAAGTCGTTCAAGGAGTTTTGGATCTCGGGTCCAAATGGGATTTCGACTCCATGGGTCCTCTGAGTTTGGAAGGAGACTGGGGTTTCTCTTGGAAAAAATTATATTCGGATCTTTCCGATGTGCGTGAAAAACATCCCGCTCAATACGCGAACGTTCCAGACGCTTGGAACAATTATCCTCAAGATGAGAACGGAAACGGATATCCGAGTTTCGGTTACGCGACATACGAAATGAAAATCCTACTCGACGAACCTCGATCGGATATGGCGATCAAGATGTTGGAAGCGTCGACTTCGTATAATATTTATGTGAACGGTCAAAAAGTTTTATCCAGCGGAATCGTGGGACGAACCAAAGAGGAAAGTAAACCTTTATATCGTCCCGCGGTGAGCGCTCCGATTCGTTTGGATACATCGAACGAACTCGTGATCGAAGTTTCCAACTTTGCACATTCCAAAGGAGGGGTTTGGGCCAAGGTCTGGATCGGAAAACATTCGGAACTTTCCACACTGAGGGAAAGAACGATCTGGCTCGATCTTTTTATTACGGGCGGATTGTTCATCGGAGTCCTTTATCATTTCAGTTTATTCTCCCTTTTGCGAAGAGAACTATCCCATTTGTTCTTTGCTCTGATCGGAATCGTTGCGATCGTACGAATCGTTCTTACCGGGGAACGTTTGCTTTTTACTTTGTTTCCGGATTTCGATTTCGCTCTCAGTTATCGTTTGGAAATTCTTTCGGTTTATATCGGAGGTTCCATTCTCGCGTTGTTTATCAGATCCATCTTTCCGAACGAGTTCGATAAGAAAGCGGCTTACGCTTTCGTGTTCGGTTTTTCCGTTTTATCTTTGATCGTTGTAGCGACGGAACTCTCGTTTTATTCTAGAACTCTTCCCGTATTCAGTCTTTTGGTTTTCACGGAATGTATTTACATCGTCTATGTTTTGATCCGCGCGATCTCGAATCGGCGTATCGGCGCTTGGATCGGTCTGATGATCTGCATCCTTTTGTTTATGATCGTCACAAACGATCTTCTCTATGCGAATATGATCATAAACACGAGCTACTTTATCTCTTACGGTATTTCCCTATTCTTCATCGCTCAGGCGTTCATCATCTCGAAACAATTCGCGATTTCGTATTATCTTTCTCAAAAACTTTCTTCCGATCTTCAAAGATCGAACGATCGACTGATTTCTTTGGATAAACTCAAGGACGAATTTCTCGCAACCACTTCCCACGAGTTGAGAACCCCGTTGCAAGGCATTATAGGAATCGCGGATTCTTTAAAACGCGGAGCCGGTGGAGAACTTTCATCCTTTATGGAAAGTCAGCTGAGGATGATCGTTTCCAGCGGTCAACGTCTTGCCAATTTGGTAAACGACATCCAGGACTTTTCCAAACTCAAACACAGCGATCTCAATTTAAGAAGAATCCCCGTCGATATAAAACAGGCGGCGGACTTCACTCTCGAACTCAATCGCGTAAACGTGGACGCGTCCAAACTCGTTTTGTTAAACGAAATCGAAAACGATTTCCCTCCTCTTTTGGCGGACGAGGACAGACTTCAGCAGATTCTCCAAAATTTAATCGGAAATGCGATCAAGTTTACGGAAACGGGAAGCGTTCGAGTAAGCGCGAAAGTTTTGGACGATCGTTACGCGGAAATCAGCGTAACGGACACGGGCATTGGAATTCCGTACGATCAACAGGAAAGAATCTTCGAATTCTTTGAAAGAATCCACGGAGGAGATTTAAGCGTCGCAGGCGGAACGGGACTCGGTCTTACGATCAGCCGCGCCCTCGTGTCCTTGCACGGCGGCGAACTCAACGTCGAATCCGCCGTTCAAAAAGGTTCTCGTTTTTACTTTACGATCCCTCTTTCAAAGGAGGGTAAGAATCCCTCCAAAACGAATCCAAACTCGAAATCAAAACGACAAAGTCGCTTAACAATTTCCTCTAAAAACGGATCGAGGACAAACGACAACGGAGACGTTTTGCACAAAACGGACACCGGGGAAACAAACCAACAAAATTCTAAGATAAGAATTCTCGTTGTGGACGACGAACCCGTAAATTTAGAAGTCATACGCAATTATCTTTCTCTCAGCAACATAGAATCGGTTCTCGTCAAAAGCGGAAACGAGGCTCTGGAAATTCTCAAAACGAATTCCGATTTCAAAGCGGTGATCTTGGACGTGATGATGCCTCGTATGTCCGGTTTGGAAGTGGCCCGAGAAATCAGAAACCACTTCGGCCCTCTCGAACTTCCGATTCTTATGTTATCCGCTAAGAACAGGGACGCGGATCTGATCTCCGCGCTGAACGCGGGCGCAAACGATTATCTCGTCAAACCCTTCGACTTCGAACAACTCATGAACCGGATCACCAATCTTCTCGATCTTATTCAAGGTCATAAGAATCGAATCGAACACGAGAACGATAAACGAGAAGCGATTCACAAGGTCAGACAAAAAATCAACATCGATCTGCACGATCACTTAGGCGCGAAACTTATCGATTTGAAATTCTTATCCGAAGAATTGCTCAGCGGCAAAATCAAACCGGATCAAAACCTGATCGAAAAGATTCACGGAACGGTCAATCAATCGATCGGAATGCTTCGGGAACAGATGTTGAAGATCGAAGACTTAAACCTCGTTTCCGAAAATTTCATCACGGGCGTAAATCTCGTTCTTCTTAGAAGATATTCGGACGCGGGAAGAGAAATCGATTTTCAAAACGAAGAGGAATTGATTCAACTTTTCGAATCGCATCGGGACGAAAACGCTCTGATGGAATTCTTCGGAATCATCAACGAGGTCGCGACCAACGATCTCAAATACGGAAAAGGGATTTCGAGCTGGAAATTCTCTTTAATAAATCATGAAATTCTAATGGAGATGAATTCGGAATCGGACTACGCACTTTCCAACAACCGAACTGGCCGCGGAACGGAGAATCTAATCCAGAGATCCGCCAAACTCGAAGGAAAGATGGAAATCTCCCTTTTGGAAAACGTATATTCTATTCGATTAAAAATAAAGACGAACCGTTTTTTAGCGGTATAACCTTCAAGGAAATTCTTATGAAAACCAAAAACATCAAAATCGGAATCGTGGAAAACGACGAAAACTATAAAAATCAAATCCTAAAGGTTTTGGAATCCGTTCCGGGCGTGGAGGAAATCCTTCATTGGGAATCAGCGGAATCGTTTTGGAAAGATCCCAAAGGAAGTTCCTTGGACATCGTCTTTTTGGATATCATGCTTCCGGGCATGAACGGAGTCGATCTCGCCGCGAAACTTTCGGAAAGAAATCCTTCGGTCAATAAGATCATGTTGAGCAATATGAACTCGGACGAACTTATCTACAATTCGCTTCGATACGGAGCGATCGGTTATATTCTCAAATCGGAACTCAAAGACATCATCGATGTAATCGATACCGTTCTTCGCGGCGGGGCGATCATCACTCCGACCATCGCCTTTCGCGTTTTGAACAACTTCAAACTCAAAAAAGTCGGAGACGGAATCAAACTTACGAACAAGGAAAAACAGATCTTGGATCATATGGTCACGGGTAAAACGATCAACCGGGTCGCGGAATTCCTCGGCGTTAGCAAATACACGATCCAACATCACGTAAAGAATATATACAAAAAATTGAATGTTCATAATAGGGCCGAACTCGTCAAAAAAGCCAGCGATTTCGGTCTTCTTCCCTTATCCGGATCGGGAATAGGAGAAAATTAATCGGACATCGATTCTAAGCCTTCAAATTGACGCTTCTGATTCGGTTCAAATCAGAATGCCTCATTTGTAAGCATAGCATAACGTGTCTTTCGATCGGATTTTTATTCCGCTCCGATTACAAATTCGAAATTCTTAAAATGATTCTTGCAAACTTTTCTCGTCTTAATAAGAAAAGACGTAGATGCCCAAAACGAATTTCGACATACTCTGGATCATTCTTTCTTCGGGACTTGTGTTCTTTATGCAAGCGGGCTTTCTTTGTCTCGAATCCGGTTTAACAAGAACCAAGAACTCCATCAACGTAGCCATTAAAAACATCACCGATTTCGGAATCGCCACTTTGATTTTCTACGCGGTCGGTTTTGGTCTTATGTTCGGCAAAAGCGTAAACGGAATCTTTGGCGCCGATACATTCTTCCCAGAATTTTCGACGCAAGATCCAAACGTGGCCGTATTCTTTTTGTTTCAATTGATGTTTTGCGGAACGGCGGCGACGATCGTTTCGGGTGCGGTCGCCGAAAGAATGAAGTTCGGCGCATACATCGTCGTGACCGCGGTCATCTCCGCATTGATCTATCCGATCTTCGGTCATTGGGTTTGGGGTAAGGACTTAACACAATGGGAAGTTTCGACGGGCTGGCTCGGACGATTGGGCTTTATCGACTTTGCGGGTTCGACGGTCGTACATAGCGTAGGCGGTTGGGTAGGTCTCGCGGCGATGAAAATCTTAGGAAACCGATCGGGGAAATACGGAGAAGACGGTTCCGTTCGAAACATCACGGGACACAATCTTCCTTTGGCGATGCTCGGAACGTTGATTCTTTGGTTGGGTTGGATCGGCTTTAACGGAGGAAGCACGTTAGCGTTCACCGCGGCCGTTCCGAAGATCATCGTAAACACGATGTTCGCCGCGGTAAGCGGAATGGCTTCTTCCTTGATCTACGGTTGGATTCGTCTTCAATACGCGGAAGCCACTCTTCCTCTAAACGGAGCGCTTGCGGGACTTGTCGCGATCACCGCTTCTTGTCACGCGGTCAGCTCGATCGATTCCGTGATCATCGGATTTATTGCAGGAATTCTAATGTTCGAAACGAGATCTCTTTTGGACCGGATCAAAATCGACGACGCGGTCGGCGCGATTCCGGTTCACTTAGCGGCGGGCGTTTGGGGAACTCTTGCCGTGGGAATTTTCGGAAATCCGGAAATCTTAGGAAACGGTCTCGGACATATCGATCAGATTCAGGTTCAGTTGATCGGAATCGTTTCCTGCGGCGCTCTCGCCTTCGGGTTGAGTTATATTCTATTGAGCATAATCAACAAGTTTTTTCCATTCCGTGTTTCCGAACAAAACGAATACAAGGGACTCAACTACACGGAACACAGGGCGACCACGGAATTGATCGATTTGTTTCTCGAGATGGAATATCAAAAAAGAACCGGAGACTTGAGTAAGGACCTTTCGATAGAACCCTTCACCGAAGTCGGACAGATCGCGGAAAGATACAATTCCGTTCTCGGTAAAATTCGATTGAATATCCGAGAGAAGGAAATACTTGCGAAAGAATTGGAGGACAATCTAAATCTCATCCAAAGCGATCTATCGACCGCGAAAAAAATCCAATCCGGAATCATCTCGCATAAGGATAGAACCTTGGGCGAACTCGAGGTCATCGTGCGTTATCTGCCATTGAGCGAGGTCGGCGGCGACTTCTTCGACATCATGGAATTAAAACCGGGTTTGACGAGGGTGTTTCTCGCCGACGCGACCGGACACGGGGTTCAAGCGGCTCTCATCACCATGGCCATCAAAGCGATTTACGAATCCTTAAAGCGGGGAATCTACAGCGTTACGGAAATTTTATATCATCTCAACAACGAGTTTCTACATACATTCAAAAACTTGAATCAATTCTT from Leptospira kmetyi serovar Malaysia str. Bejo-Iso9 harbors:
- the amt gene encoding ammonium transporter, with amino-acid sequence MPKTNFDILWIILSSGLVFFMQAGFLCLESGLTRTKNSINVAIKNITDFGIATLIFYAVGFGLMFGKSVNGIFGADTFFPEFSTQDPNVAVFFLFQLMFCGTAATIVSGAVAERMKFGAYIVVTAVISALIYPIFGHWVWGKDLTQWEVSTGWLGRLGFIDFAGSTVVHSVGGWVGLAAMKILGNRSGKYGEDGSVRNITGHNLPLAMLGTLILWLGWIGFNGGSTLAFTAAVPKIIVNTMFAAVSGMASSLIYGWIRLQYAEATLPLNGALAGLVAITASCHAVSSIDSVIIGFIAGILMFETRSLLDRIKIDDAVGAIPVHLAAGVWGTLAVGIFGNPEILGNGLGHIDQIQVQLIGIVSCGALAFGLSYILLSIINKFFPFRVSEQNEYKGLNYTEHRATTELIDLFLEMEYQKRTGDLSKDLSIEPFTEVGQIAERYNSVLGKIRLNIREKEILAKELEDNLNLIQSDLSTAKKIQSGIISHKDRTLGELEVIVRYLPLSEVGGDFFDIMELKPGLTRVFLADATGHGVQAALITMAIKAIYESLKRGIYSVTEILYHLNNEFLHTFKNLNQFFTCIVLDIDTNSGNVRYASAGHIPQYLIGEEGIQKLEKTGRIVGAISKTQYTSKDVKITPNSKLVLFTDGLVEQWNVDKEEFGEERVENLIHSLNTQSIRDGIDSLLSEQEKFLSGVSKQDDISVIGINWKRA
- a CDS encoding LuxR C-terminal-related transcriptional regulator, coding for MKTKNIKIGIVENDENYKNQILKVLESVPGVEEILHWESAESFWKDPKGSSLDIVFLDIMLPGMNGVDLAAKLSERNPSVNKIMLSNMNSDELIYNSLRYGAIGYILKSELKDIIDVIDTVLRGGAIITPTIAFRVLNNFKLKKVGDGIKLTNKEKQILDHMVTGKTINRVAEFLGVSKYTIQHHVKNIYKKLNVHNRAELVKKASDFGLLPLSGSGIGEN